GTCGCAGGTACATTAAGTGGTTTATTCGGCATTGGGGGAGGAATTATTATTATTCCGGCTCTAATGTATTTTTGTGGTTTTGACCAGTTTAAAGCTCAAGGAACTTCCTTAGCCATTTTACTTCCCCCAGTTGGAATTTTAGCTTTTTTAGAATATTATCGAAAAGGCAATGTAGATATAAAAGCAGCTATTCTAATTTGTGTAGCAGTTCTAATAGGATCTATGTTAGGTGCTAAAATTGTTCATCAACTTCCAGTTACCATTTTAAAAAAAGGATTTGCCTTGTCTTTACTATTCGTTGCAGCTAAAATGTTTTTTAGCAAGTAAGATGACTTAATTAATATATTTTGGCAATAAACCTCTAAAGTTATTTGGAGGTTTATTTTTTGTGCGCCCAGCATGGGCGCTTGC
Above is a window of Bacillota bacterium LX-D DNA encoding:
- a CDS encoding sulfite exporter TauE/SafE family protein codes for the protein MFNLVLIIIGLVAGTLSGLFGIGGGIIIIPALMYFCGFDQFKAQGTSLAILLPPVGILAFLEYYRKGNVDIKAAILICVAVLIGSMLGAKIVHQLPVTILKKGFALSLLFVAAKMFFSK